One genomic region from Sphingobacterium sp. UGAL515B_05 encodes:
- a CDS encoding RNA polymerase sigma factor, translating to MNQEQFKNTVFIHKDKLFRFAKRILIDDDEAFDAVQNVMMRLWQLKDQLLQYKNMEAFCMQSVKNEALNRLKREKVRADFVEQHQVVAMTEHTVGNTKEIILEMINSLPEKQRLVMHLRDVEDYDIDEIGEVLEMGESAVRVNLMRARQKVKEQLTKLFDYETTRIYSGKK from the coding sequence ATGAATCAAGAGCAATTTAAAAATACCGTTTTCATCCATAAGGATAAGCTATTTCGCTTTGCGAAGCGGATCTTGATTGATGATGACGAGGCTTTTGATGCGGTACAAAATGTGATGATGCGGTTGTGGCAATTAAAAGATCAGTTGCTTCAATACAAAAATATGGAAGCCTTCTGCATGCAGAGTGTGAAAAATGAAGCACTCAATCGCTTAAAAAGAGAAAAGGTCCGGGCGGATTTTGTTGAACAGCATCAGGTTGTTGCGATGACCGAACATACCGTTGGGAATACGAAAGAAATTATTCTGGAGATGATCAATTCTCTTCCCGAAAAACAACGGCTTGTTATGCATCTGCGCGATGTTGAGGATTATGACATCGATGAAATCGGTGAAGTATTGGAGATGGGGGAGTCAGCAGTCAGAGTTAATCTGATGCGTGCAAGACAGAAGGTAAAAGAACAGTTGACAAAATTATTCGATTATGAAACCACGCGGATTTATTCAGGTAAAAAATAA
- the hemA gene encoding glutamyl-tRNA reductase, with protein MKNLKVLAFTHKHVELKDLGNLVICNEDLESRLINLKHSLDIPEIFYIGTCNRVEFVFYGAHELTHEFIADFMGKLNFCVPQERLQCYLGQVNKYEGMDALNHLLRMSCSLESLVVGEKEILAQVRRAYDRCREAGFTGDFLRLMMDRLVKTAKEVYTYTKISRNPISVVSLAYRKLRELKLVENPRIVIIGSGETNQNLAKYFQKNQKAKFVIFNRTVENAKALAEELNAEAYPLAAIDQYKEGFDILITCTGAPTSIIDNTLYQSLLNGETDKKIIIDLAVPNDIDAEVLQNNPIHYIEVSSLQAIAEKNIQERYNELESAEKIIQDNIQEFLPLIKQRRVEVAMREVPEKIKEIKSFALNEVFAQEVQALTPEAREVLEKVINYMEKKYIKVPMVMAKEILVKTPETEKN; from the coding sequence TTGAAAAATCTTAAAGTATTAGCGTTTACTCATAAACATGTCGAACTAAAAGATCTAGGTAATCTAGTGATCTGCAATGAGGATTTAGAAAGTCGCCTCATCAATCTAAAGCATAGCCTAGACATTCCAGAGATCTTTTATATTGGTACTTGTAACCGGGTAGAGTTTGTATTTTATGGTGCTCACGAATTGACCCATGAATTCATTGCTGATTTTATGGGAAAATTGAACTTCTGTGTCCCTCAGGAAAGACTACAATGTTACTTGGGACAGGTCAACAAATACGAGGGTATGGATGCTTTAAATCACCTGCTTCGGATGTCATGTTCACTTGAAAGTCTTGTTGTTGGTGAAAAAGAAATTTTGGCACAGGTACGTCGGGCATATGATCGTTGTAGAGAAGCTGGTTTTACTGGAGATTTTCTACGTCTGATGATGGATCGTCTCGTAAAAACTGCTAAAGAAGTATACACCTATACTAAAATTTCCAGAAACCCAATTTCAGTCGTTTCTCTTGCCTATCGCAAATTACGCGAATTAAAACTGGTTGAAAATCCTAGGATCGTTATCATCGGCTCCGGAGAAACCAATCAGAATTTAGCAAAATATTTCCAGAAGAACCAAAAAGCCAAGTTTGTTATTTTCAACCGCACAGTGGAGAATGCAAAGGCCCTAGCCGAAGAATTAAACGCTGAAGCTTACCCCTTGGCCGCTATTGATCAGTACAAAGAGGGTTTTGATATTCTGATTACTTGTACCGGTGCACCGACTTCCATTATTGACAACACACTTTATCAATCCTTGTTAAACGGAGAAACTGATAAGAAAATCATCATTGACTTAGCCGTTCCAAACGATATCGATGCTGAAGTTCTCCAAAATAATCCGATTCATTATATTGAAGTAAGTAGCTTACAAGCTATCGCGGAGAAAAACATCCAAGAGCGTTATAATGAACTGGAGAGTGCCGAAAAGATTATCCAAGACAATATCCAAGAATTTTTACCTTTAATCAAACAGCGACGTGTAGAAGTTGCTATGCGTGAGGTTCCTGAAAAAATTAAAGAAATTAAATCATTCGCTCTAAATGAGGTTTTTGCCCAAGAGGTTCAAGCCCTAACCCCCGAAGCGAGAGAAGTCTTGGAAAAAGTCATCAACTATATGGAAAAGAAATACATCAAGGTTCCAATGGTTATGGCGAAAGAAATTTTGGTTAAAACTCCAGAAACGGAAAAGAACTAA
- the hemB gene encoding porphobilinogen synthase — protein sequence MLQRPRRNRKSAVIRDMIQETRLDASNLIFPLFIIDGQNQKTEVKSMPGIYRYSIDNLLKEVESCLKLGLRSFDLFPNIEESLKDKYATESYRDGSLYLRAIAAVKKNFPEACIVTDVAMDPYSSDGHDGIVENGEILNDETLEVLGKMALAHAQSGADIIAPSDMMDGRIGYIRELLDHNGFTNVSLMSYTAKYASAYYGPFRDALGSAPKHGDKKTYQMNPANAKEALIEAQLDAQEGADFLMVKPGLPYLDIVKLLADNFDLPIAVYNVSGEYAMLKAAIQNGWLDERVILETLLSFRRAGATAILSYHSKEVLEKGFISHSTI from the coding sequence ATGTTACAACGTCCGAGAAGAAATCGTAAATCTGCCGTGATTCGCGACATGATTCAAGAGACACGTTTAGACGCGTCAAATTTGATTTTCCCACTTTTTATCATCGATGGGCAAAATCAAAAAACTGAGGTTAAATCGATGCCTGGCATCTATCGCTATTCAATAGACAATCTATTGAAAGAAGTGGAAAGTTGCCTAAAGTTGGGCTTACGCTCATTTGATCTTTTCCCTAACATTGAAGAGTCCTTAAAAGACAAATATGCGACAGAAAGCTACCGTGATGGAAGTTTATACTTACGTGCAATTGCAGCCGTAAAGAAAAATTTTCCGGAAGCTTGTATTGTAACGGATGTTGCCATGGACCCTTACAGCAGTGATGGGCACGATGGAATTGTCGAAAACGGTGAGATCCTAAACGATGAGACATTAGAGGTATTGGGCAAGATGGCTTTGGCACATGCGCAATCAGGTGCAGATATCATTGCTCCATCAGATATGATGGATGGCCGCATCGGTTACATCCGTGAGCTATTGGACCATAATGGTTTTACAAACGTTTCTTTGATGTCCTATACGGCAAAATATGCTTCGGCCTATTATGGTCCTTTTAGAGATGCCTTAGGCTCGGCGCCCAAGCATGGCGATAAAAAGACCTACCAGATGAATCCTGCCAATGCAAAAGAGGCGCTTATCGAAGCACAGCTCGATGCACAGGAAGGAGCAGATTTTCTGATGGTAAAACCAGGACTTCCCTACTTAGATATCGTTAAACTTCTTGCAGATAACTTCGATCTACCAATTGCGGTGTATAATGTCAGCGGAGAATATGCGATGTTAAAGGCGGCTATTCAAAACGGCTGGTTAGACGAACGTGTCATTCTAGAAACGTTATTGAGCTTCAGACGTGCTGGCGCTACAGCAATCTTATCCTACCACTCCAAAGAAGTATTGGAGAAAGGTTTTATTTCGCATTCAACTATTTAG
- the hemL gene encoding glutamate-1-semialdehyde 2,1-aminomutase, whose product MQAPDISRAKSAELFEKAKQYFPGGVNSPVRAFKSVYGTPLFIERGDKAHLWDADGNEFIDFCCSWGPLILGHNNDQVREAVAAQLGKGLSFGAPTALENQLAELIIENNRFIEKIRFVSSGTEAVMSAIRLARGYTKRDKIIKFDGCYHGHSDSLLVKAGSGLVTFGETSSAGVPKAFADETIVIELNDKQALEAAFAEFKDQIAAVIIEGIPANNGLLLQTKEYVHFLRNITKEHGAMLIMDEVITGFRIGFEGASAYYDVQPDIITYGKIIGGGMPVGAYGASKELMACISPDGAVYQAGTLSGNPVAMAAGIAALGILAQKDFYTNLNAKTEAFVNDMRTYIAEKGYKVQLFHVASIFWFAFTEQQEIKKASEIDPKSMESYKIMHRELLNRGVYFGPSGYEVGFVSDAHTAADLDQAKKHIFDALDIVFSV is encoded by the coding sequence ATGCAAGCACCTGATATTTCAAGAGCAAAATCTGCTGAGCTATTTGAAAAAGCAAAACAATATTTCCCTGGAGGCGTAAACTCTCCTGTTAGGGCCTTCAAATCCGTATATGGTACCCCATTATTTATTGAGCGTGGCGATAAAGCACATCTTTGGGATGCGGACGGGAATGAATTCATCGATTTTTGTTGTTCATGGGGTCCCCTAATTTTAGGGCACAATAATGATCAAGTTCGTGAAGCTGTAGCGGCACAACTCGGGAAAGGCTTAAGTTTTGGCGCTCCTACTGCGTTGGAGAACCAACTGGCTGAGTTGATTATCGAAAACAATAGATTTATTGAGAAAATTCGCTTTGTCAGTTCTGGAACCGAGGCTGTAATGTCTGCTATCCGTTTGGCTAGAGGCTATACGAAACGTGATAAGATCATCAAATTTGACGGCTGTTATCATGGCCACTCCGATTCTCTTTTGGTGAAAGCTGGTTCTGGCCTGGTAACCTTTGGTGAGACATCTTCGGCGGGTGTACCTAAAGCATTTGCAGACGAAACCATTGTCATCGAATTAAACGATAAGCAAGCTTTAGAAGCTGCTTTTGCAGAGTTTAAAGATCAGATTGCGGCAGTTATCATTGAGGGTATACCTGCAAACAATGGTTTATTGTTGCAAACTAAGGAGTATGTTCACTTCTTACGTAATATCACCAAAGAACATGGTGCAATGTTGATTATGGATGAAGTGATCACAGGATTCCGTATTGGTTTTGAAGGTGCTTCAGCTTACTATGATGTACAACCTGATATTATTACCTATGGAAAAATTATTGGTGGCGGAATGCCTGTCGGTGCTTATGGAGCCTCAAAAGAATTGATGGCCTGTATATCTCCTGATGGTGCAGTTTACCAAGCGGGAACTTTATCCGGAAATCCAGTTGCTATGGCTGCCGGCATTGCTGCATTGGGTATCTTGGCTCAAAAGGATTTCTACACAAATTTAAATGCCAAAACAGAGGCCTTTGTCAATGATATGCGTACTTATATTGCTGAGAAAGGATATAAAGTTCAACTTTTCCATGTTGCTTCTATTTTTTGGTTTGCATTCACTGAACAGCAAGAAATTAAAAAAGCGAGTGAAATCGATCCTAAATCGATGGAATCTTATAAAATTATGCACCGCGAGTTGTTAAATCGCGGCGTTTATTTTGGCCCTTCAGGCTATGAAGTAGGTTTTGTTTCTGATGCACATACAGCAGCGGATCTTGACCAGGCAAAAAAACATATTTTCGATGCGTTGGACATTGTCTTTAGCGTATAA
- a CDS encoding DUF4252 domain-containing protein, with translation MKRLLTLLCLVGVLFSMQSCMIKKASNMDFVSRSNVSEDAEIVAINLPMWLTKPFMKKALKDDNDEDTRAMAEIVKKLKKFRMLTLSNNDKTKNARILDDYHKFLKKNKFEELLVINTDGQEISLNARIDKNNVIQRVSLLVHDDEDESVFMDIKGKFSLDELIAGLNKMKSKDKKLANKL, from the coding sequence ATGAAAAGATTACTAACCTTGTTGTGCCTAGTTGGCGTTCTTTTCTCCATGCAATCATGCATGATAAAAAAAGCGTCCAATATGGACTTCGTCAGTCGGTCTAATGTATCTGAAGATGCTGAGATTGTTGCGATCAATTTACCGATGTGGTTAACAAAACCCTTTATGAAAAAAGCCTTAAAAGATGATAACGATGAAGATACTCGTGCAATGGCCGAAATTGTAAAGAAATTGAAGAAGTTCAGGATGCTGACGCTTTCGAATAATGATAAAACAAAGAATGCGCGTATTTTGGACGATTACCATAAGTTTTTAAAGAAAAATAAATTTGAGGAACTTCTGGTTATTAACACCGATGGCCAGGAAATTTCGCTAAACGCTCGTATTGATAAGAACAATGTCATCCAGCGGGTTTCTTTACTGGTCCATGATGATGAAGATGAAAGTGTGTTTATGGATATCAAAGGTAAGTTTTCGTTGGATGAACTTATCGCCGGATTAAACAAGATGAAATCCAAAGATAAGAAGTTGGCAAATAAACTTTAA
- the argC gene encoding N-acetyl-gamma-glutamyl-phosphate reductase has protein sequence MIRVGIIGSAGYTGGELLRVLIYHPEVEIVFANSASNAGNKLYEVHNDLFGDTELTFSSDFHSAIDVLFLCVGHGDARKFLDANPIDVSVKIIDLSQDYRLRANTAYQGQQFVYGLPELNKEAIKTAQYIANPGCFATNIQLALLPLASKGLLPDQIHVNATTGSTGAGQKPGATTHFSWRNNNLSAYKSFEHQHLQEISESLDQLQVGFLPVSEGSLLERAAAKINFVPQRGDFARGIFSAIYVDTDLSEEQAYALYESYYAAHPFTHVSPKNIDLKQVVNTNKSIIHLEKHGNKLLILNATDNLLKGASGQAVQNMNLMFGLDERTGLNLKSVGF, from the coding sequence ATGATAAGAGTAGGAATAATTGGTTCGGCAGGATATACTGGTGGTGAATTATTACGTGTATTGATTTATCATCCTGAGGTGGAAATCGTATTTGCTAATAGCGCTTCCAATGCAGGAAATAAGTTATATGAAGTTCACAATGATTTATTTGGTGATACTGAATTGACCTTCTCTTCGGACTTTCACTCAGCTATTGATGTCTTGTTTTTATGTGTTGGTCATGGTGATGCACGCAAATTTTTAGATGCAAATCCAATCGATGTATCCGTGAAGATTATTGATCTCTCGCAAGATTATCGTCTTCGTGCGAATACGGCTTATCAAGGGCAACAATTTGTATATGGACTTCCAGAACTTAACAAAGAAGCAATCAAGACGGCACAATATATCGCTAATCCAGGATGCTTTGCAACAAATATCCAATTGGCTTTATTGCCATTAGCGAGTAAAGGCTTATTACCTGATCAAATCCATGTTAATGCAACAACTGGATCAACAGGAGCGGGACAAAAACCCGGAGCAACAACACATTTCTCTTGGCGTAACAATAACCTTTCTGCTTACAAATCTTTTGAACACCAGCATTTGCAGGAAATTTCTGAGTCATTGGATCAGCTTCAAGTGGGATTTTTACCGGTGTCAGAAGGATCATTGTTGGAACGTGCTGCTGCAAAAATTAATTTTGTTCCACAACGTGGCGATTTTGCCCGGGGAATTTTCTCGGCAATTTATGTAGACACTGATTTGTCTGAAGAGCAGGCCTATGCATTGTACGAGAGCTATTATGCTGCTCATCCTTTTACACATGTCAGTCCTAAAAATATTGACCTCAAACAGGTCGTTAATACAAATAAAAGTATTATCCACCTCGAAAAGCACGGAAATAAGCTACTTATTTTAAATGCGACCGATAATTTGCTGAAAGGCGCATCCGGTCAAGCTGTACAGAATATGAACTTAATGTTCGGTTTAGACGAGCGCACAGGATTAAACTTGAAAAGCGTTGGTTTTTAG
- a CDS encoding DUF4252 domain-containing protein: MKGFLIACLLLVASMANAQISKLDKLFEQYQGKKGVTTLKIGAPMFKLLGNLKIDDEDMQTITPLLKNVKSLRMLIVEDGEDKALTGIIRGAVSNLKYEELMSLNSDGQDIRFMVENMSANADILNNLLLTINGDGQNLFMILDGAIPLKDVTSLVNEGNNKVNKNKGDNNKK, from the coding sequence ATGAAAGGATTTTTAATAGCTTGCCTTCTACTTGTAGCAAGTATGGCAAATGCACAAATTTCAAAATTGGATAAACTTTTTGAACAATATCAAGGAAAGAAAGGTGTGACAACACTCAAAATCGGGGCGCCGATGTTCAAACTATTGGGTAATTTGAAAATAGACGATGAGGATATGCAGACAATTACACCACTGCTTAAGAATGTTAAATCGTTGCGGATGCTGATTGTTGAGGATGGAGAAGATAAAGCTTTAACAGGTATTATTCGGGGAGCGGTGTCTAATTTAAAATATGAAGAGCTTATGTCGCTAAACAGTGATGGGCAAGATATCCGATTCATGGTAGAAAATATGTCTGCAAATGCAGATATCCTAAACAATCTGTTACTTACAATCAATGGAGATGGGCAAAACCTATTTATGATTCTTGACGGGGCTATACCGTTGAAAGATGTGACTAGCTTGGTCAACGAAGGGAACAATAAGGTAAATAAGAACAAAGGAGATAACAACAAAAAGTAG
- the hemC gene encoding hydroxymethylbilane synthase, whose amino-acid sequence MNRKLIIGTRGSVLAMWQANFVKDRLAEIGIEAELKVIKTQGDIIQHLRLDKLEGKGFFTKELEEELLSGTIDLAVHSHKDLPTVNPPGLIIAAVSEREDPAELLIIHKDCVDIKKRLSLKHNATVGTSSNRRKAQISALRPDLEFDDLRGNLQTRIQKLRDEQYDAIVLAKAGISRIEMDITDFHVEEIPPVEIIPAPAQGVLAIQIREVDKELFEALQPLNNEEVAKTISVERLVLNKFDAGCHAPLGCYCRKSGDEYEAWASIAETSEEFPDRVYLRDTDVTRLAERIFNKYAKDRKLPQSVFISREVDENSYFARAMAKHNITIEGRSLIKIFPIINKLDPFILKHVDWIIFSSKNGIEHFFNLEPRLSKKTKIGVIGRGSEEILRKYDRVADFSGDSEGINMEEIAKKFAELANGGTVLIPRAKESLETIQKALSPETKIINIPVYETVLEENVDPSNAEVLVFTSPSNVEAYFADNLLEPGQKVICIGRSTGAKFDEMNVPYTLPYSPDEIGLSEAVFGLEY is encoded by the coding sequence GTGAATAGAAAACTAATTATTGGTACCCGGGGAAGCGTTCTTGCCATGTGGCAGGCAAATTTTGTAAAAGATCGATTGGCAGAAATCGGAATTGAAGCAGAATTAAAAGTCATTAAGACACAGGGTGATATCATTCAACACCTTCGTTTGGATAAATTAGAAGGCAAAGGATTTTTCACTAAAGAGCTTGAGGAAGAGCTTTTAAGCGGGACCATTGATTTAGCTGTACACTCACACAAAGATTTACCTACGGTCAATCCTCCAGGATTGATCATTGCAGCGGTTTCTGAGCGCGAAGATCCAGCTGAATTATTGATTATCCACAAAGATTGTGTGGACATCAAAAAACGTCTTTCATTAAAGCACAATGCGACAGTTGGAACATCATCTAACCGTAGAAAAGCGCAGATCTCGGCACTACGTCCTGATCTAGAATTTGACGATCTCCGTGGTAATTTGCAGACAAGAATCCAAAAACTACGTGATGAGCAATATGATGCCATAGTACTTGCAAAGGCAGGTATTAGCCGTATTGAAATGGATATTACAGATTTTCATGTGGAGGAGATTCCTCCTGTTGAAATTATTCCGGCACCAGCGCAAGGGGTACTTGCTATTCAGATCCGTGAAGTTGACAAGGAACTTTTTGAAGCTTTACAGCCCCTGAATAATGAAGAAGTAGCAAAAACAATCTCCGTAGAACGTTTGGTATTAAATAAATTTGACGCCGGATGTCATGCGCCACTTGGCTGTTATTGCCGCAAAAGCGGTGATGAATACGAAGCTTGGGCCTCTATTGCTGAAACAAGTGAAGAATTCCCTGATCGTGTTTACCTTAGAGATACTGATGTGACACGTTTAGCGGAGCGTATTTTCAATAAGTATGCAAAGGATAGAAAGCTGCCACAATCTGTATTTATCTCCCGAGAGGTAGACGAAAACTCCTATTTCGCTAGAGCAATGGCCAAACACAATATTACTATTGAGGGCCGCTCTTTGATCAAAATATTCCCCATTATCAATAAATTGGATCCTTTTATCCTAAAACATGTTGACTGGATTATATTTTCAAGCAAAAATGGTATTGAGCACTTTTTCAATTTAGAGCCTCGTTTGAGCAAAAAGACCAAAATAGGTGTCATTGGCCGCGGCTCGGAGGAGATTTTGCGTAAATATGACCGCGTTGCTGATTTCTCTGGCGACAGTGAAGGCATCAATATGGAGGAAATTGCGAAGAAATTTGCTGAATTGGCCAATGGTGGTACCGTGCTTATTCCTCGTGCGAAAGAATCTTTGGAAACAATCCAAAAAGCGTTAAGCCCGGAGACGAAAATCATCAATATACCGGTATACGAAACAGTCTTAGAAGAAAATGTAGATCCATCCAATGCGGAGGTATTGGTCTTTACCAGTCCAAGCAACGTGGAAGCTTATTTTGCGGACAATTTGTTGGAACCGGGCCAGAAAGTAATTTGTATTGGCCGCTCTACCGGTGCAAAGTTTGATGAGATGAATGTCCCTTATACACTTCCTTATTCTCCAGATGAAATCGGTCTTTCTGAAGCCGTTTTTGGATTGGAGTATTAG
- a CDS encoding DUF3472 domain-containing protein — MKRKHFIQYLFMGALSCLSISGIAQTVGETYAVPLAGNAFITAGQAGEAEISGRNGLVKWSSDQEVASVYFRAQKAGKLTLKLKAKNDAGKSKIEIDALGKKAIVNVESTELSETAPLSIEVKSPGYVQVNLKGLSKSGSNFANVTELLVSGEAASGGLLFSNDPEYYYWSRRGPSCHLNYTVPTEGNVSYYYNEVTVPQGEDKVGSYFMANGFGEGYFGIQVNSETERRILFSVWSPFHTDDPKSIPDEQKIHLLKKGKDVHSGEFGNEGSGGQSYRKYFWKAGVTYKFLLKGVPDGKGNTDYTAWFFVPEENAWNVIASFKRPQTNTYLKRFHSFLENFSPNQGYLGRKVEFGNQWVYDGQWKAVQEASFSVDNTYRANQRIDAIGGITKNGYFLRNGGFFNDVVKPGSKFEFRNKNNAPKIDFDKLP, encoded by the coding sequence ATGAAAAGAAAACACTTTATCCAGTATCTCTTTATGGGAGCTTTATCCTGTCTTTCGATAAGCGGTATAGCGCAGACAGTAGGGGAGACTTATGCCGTACCACTTGCTGGGAATGCTTTCATTACCGCAGGACAAGCTGGTGAAGCGGAAATTTCCGGTCGTAATGGCCTTGTAAAATGGTCAAGCGATCAGGAAGTGGCATCAGTTTATTTTCGGGCTCAGAAAGCTGGAAAATTAACATTAAAGCTCAAAGCAAAAAATGATGCTGGGAAATCTAAAATAGAAATTGATGCACTAGGGAAAAAGGCGATCGTGAATGTGGAAAGTACTGAGCTGTCGGAAACAGCGCCTCTGTCCATTGAGGTAAAGTCGCCCGGTTACGTTCAGGTTAATTTAAAAGGCTTAAGTAAATCGGGAAGCAATTTTGCCAATGTAACCGAATTGCTTGTGAGCGGCGAAGCGGCTTCGGGAGGTCTTCTATTTTCCAATGATCCTGAGTATTACTATTGGTCCAGAAGAGGCCCTTCTTGTCATCTAAATTATACTGTTCCTACGGAGGGTAACGTTAGTTACTATTATAACGAAGTAACCGTCCCTCAAGGAGAAGATAAAGTTGGTTCCTATTTTATGGCGAATGGTTTTGGCGAAGGCTACTTTGGTATACAGGTTAATTCAGAAACCGAGCGACGGATCTTATTTTCCGTATGGAGTCCATTTCACACAGATGACCCGAAAAGTATTCCAGATGAGCAAAAAATCCATCTACTAAAAAAAGGAAAGGATGTGCATTCGGGTGAGTTTGGAAATGAAGGGTCAGGCGGACAGAGTTACCGTAAGTACTTTTGGAAAGCAGGGGTAACCTATAAGTTTCTCTTGAAAGGCGTGCCCGATGGAAAAGGGAATACTGATTATACGGCTTGGTTTTTTGTACCCGAAGAGAATGCATGGAATGTGATCGCAAGCTTCAAACGTCCACAGACAAATACCTATCTGAAACGATTCCATAGTTTCTTAGAGAACTTTAGTCCTAATCAAGGCTACCTGGGTAGAAAGGTCGAGTTTGGCAATCAATGGGTCTATGATGGACAATGGAAAGCTGTACAGGAGGCTTCTTTCAGTGTCGATAATACCTATCGTGCAAATCAACGCATTGATGCAATCGGCGGCATTACCAAAAACGGATACTTCCTTAGAAATGGCGGTTTCTTTAATGACGTTGTTAAGCCAGGAAGTAAGTTTGAATTCCGGAATAAAAATAATGCACCGAAGATTGATTTTGACAAACTGCCTTAA